The segment ATGTTGCAAGTAGGGAAAGATTTGAACCAGATAATGTAATTGCTAATAATGAGGTGAAGTTATACTATCAAGCTCGACATTATCAATATTTTTCAAATGTTACTAATCAAACACCAGCAAAAAGGAATGAGGAAGAAACTACAAAAGTAGTGACGCCTTCATTTGAAGTTAATTCAAGTAATAATAGTTCTCAAGAAAGTATTTTATTTCCAAGAGAGGAAAGTGCTGATTTTTTAATTAATGCTAGATTGAAACTTAAAAATCAGTTGTCTGATAAAGAAATTAATGAAGAAACACAAAATGCTATAATTGATATTTTTATTGAAGATATAATTAAACTACCAGCACATCAAAAAAATGAAATATTAGAAAAATCTATTTTTGAATTAAATAATCAAGATCAATTATTTACAAATCCTAATCTTGTTTTTGAATCATTTATTAAACCAATAATTAATAGTTCAAAAACAGGAGATCAACAATTATTAAAAGAAAGTACTAATGCAAATACTAATTAATTAGTATTATCAATTTTATATTTATTGATTTGTTATATTAATAAAAAATAACCAAATATTTGGTTACTTTTAGTATATTTTAAATTTATTTTACTTGGTATTTAATAGTTGTATTTATATTAAAAAAAGAATTTGGTAAATGTTTGTTTTCATCATAATTATGTAAAAATACTCACAAATTATGAAGTTTTAATTCTTGATTATCAGTAATTATCATTTGTTCTGGTTTAAAATGAAAATAAATTCCTTGTTCCATTAATCCAATTTTATAATGTGATATTCTAATTTGTCTAATATAATTTTCCAATTTTGTAAAAATTTCTTTTTTATTTGTTTCTGTAGGTTTTACATCTATAATTCAAGGATCTATTTTAAATTTTGCTTCGATAGATTTTTGAAGAAATGCAAAATATTCCTTATATGCCTCAACATATTCCTTGCCATATCTTTCTTTATCAGCAGCTACTTTTATTTTTTTAATAATTTTTTCTAATTTTTCTTCTTCAGTATCAATTTTTGTAATTGTAATGTTAACTTTTCCTGTATATTTACTGTCGGCTTTAGCATGTAGTTCTGCTGAACCAGCAGTTCCTTCTGATGCTGCTTTGAAGTTTTTAATTTCAACATCATTAGCAGTTACATCTTTGTTTTGTTTAATGATTTCATCAAGAACTGTTTTTTCGGTATTAAATTTGTTACCGTCAACTTCTTTGTTAGTAATTTTACTGTCTAAAGCGATTTTGTCTTTTGCAGTAATTGTAATGTTAACTTTTCCTGTATATTTACTGTCGGCTTTAACATGTAGTTCTGCTGAACCAGCAGTTCCTTCTGATGCTGCTTTGAAGTTTTTAATTTCAACATCATTAGCAGTTACATCTTTGTTTTGTTTAATGATTTCATCAAGAACTGTTTTTTCGGTATTAAATTTGTTACCGTCAACTTCTAACTTAGTAATGATAGAACTTAATTCTTTTTTTGGTTCTGATTTTGTGCTTTTTGTAGCAACGACAGCTAATACACCAGTTGTAATTAATATTTTTTTATAATTTAGTTTTCTTTTCATATTTCACCACTCCAACGTGTTATTTTATCATTTTTGCTACATTAATATCAAATTGCAACAATTGATTGAAGAAATATTGATGACTATTATTGATTATTTATATTTGTATTTTTATTAAAATTTGACTTATAGAAAATAAATAAATATAATTATTTTTATAAAATTTATAGAATTTTTTGACCGATACTTTAATTTTTAAAGTAAACAAGGTTTAACCTAGATAATGTGAAATATAAAAATATAATGGATAATAAAAAATACTACTAATTATTTTTCTTTTATAGTAAGTTCTAGTAAGCATATGATATCGTTTGTTCATTTTAGTTACTAGAATTATTGATATGTACTTAAAAGAAGAAATAATAAAAATAACTATTTTAAAAAAAGAATGAAGGGGATAATATAATGAAAAAAATATATGATAATTATCAAGATACTAACTTCAATTATAAAAATATAATATCAACAAAAAATGTAAAACAAACACAGGATGACAATGGTAATTTGTATTATACAACTTTTGATAGTTCTGATCTTCATACACCTGGACAAAAAATTTGAAAATATAATATCAGTACCAGAGATAATGAAATTTATTGAGAAAATAAAGAATTCAAAGTAGGTTCTTTTCACATGATAATTGATATTAAAGGTAATATTTATTTAACTTCTGCTGGTGGAGCACTAATTCTTAATAATAAAAATCAATCTAAAACTATGCCATTAGTTTCAGGTATGGTAACTGATATTATTTATTTGAAAAATAATATTTATGTATCAACTTTTGATGGCTTTTATAAATATAATATTAATACTGAAATTACTGAAAAAATAAATTTACCAAACAATCTAATAGTTAATTCTATATTTATTGATAAAAATGAAAATATTTATCTTGCTATTTATAGATTTATAAATAAACCTATAAGTTATAGTGTGTTAATTATAAAAAAAGGTCAATCTGAAGCCAAACCAATAATTGGAGATGATTTTTTTAACATTAACGATACAATGTGAATAACAGAAATAAATAGTAAAATATATTTTTATAGTTTAAATTTAGCAAGT is part of the Spiroplasma endosymbiont of Lasioglossum villosulum genome and harbors:
- a CDS encoding OTU domain-containing protein — protein: MAIKDVQRDGNCLLWAVIVSYLEQVKTNKNQFKKRYKSLFGIEIGWERIFNFVDFNFTDKENEKLVKVFRNRICDYIEINLDTKRPDNKANFRSMLLDSEINKKNKELYPNNSEDTQIRKTLEQMRKNGEITGSVEIEAICNILNCDIIRINEDFDVASRERFEPDNVIANNEVKLYYQARHYQYFSNVTNQTPAKRNEEETTKVVTPSFEVNSSNNSSQESILFPREESADFLINARLKLKNQLSDKEINEETQNAIIDIFIEDIIKLPAHQKNEILEKSIFELNNQDQLFTNPNLVFESFIKPIINSSKTGDQQLLKESTNANTN